In one Winogradskyella sp. MH6 genomic region, the following are encoded:
- a CDS encoding peptidylprolyl isomerase, whose protein sequence is MRFQLVFIIVLFLWNCEDKQTSKNSNTTIVKDTITTTEKPAPKKKVKKTSEFPVLTDDNAMEFFLEYDKEHKEDKVKLTTDFGDIIIQLYDKTKFHRSNFIYLTKRKYFDGTQFYRVVKDFIIQGGSSDGLDLYKKRRKIGQYLLPPDTKRGYTHQRGSISMPSSEIENAYKLASPFQFFIVVNREKAKHLDGDYTVFGEVISGMDVVDKINAVKTDEGNWPVDNVYIRKVEIIE, encoded by the coding sequence ATGAGATTTCAATTAGTGTTTATTATCGTTCTTTTTTTATGGAACTGTGAAGATAAGCAAACTTCAAAAAATTCTAATACAACGATTGTAAAAGATACAATAACTACAACAGAGAAGCCTGCACCCAAAAAGAAAGTAAAAAAGACATCAGAATTCCCTGTACTTACAGATGACAATGCCATGGAGTTCTTTTTGGAATACGACAAAGAACACAAAGAAGATAAAGTAAAACTCACAACCGATTTTGGAGATATAATCATTCAGCTGTACGATAAAACAAAATTCCATAGATCTAACTTCATTTATCTTACCAAACGCAAGTACTTTGATGGTACACAATTTTACAGAGTCGTAAAAGATTTTATAATACAAGGAGGAAGTAGTGATGGCTTAGACCTCTATAAAAAACGACGCAAAATCGGCCAATATCTTTTGCCGCCAGACACCAAACGCGGTTACACTCACCAACGTGGCTCAATATCAATGCCAAGTAGCGAAATTGAAAATGCCTACAAACTCGCCTCTCCATTTCAGTTTTTTATTGTGGTAAACAGAGAAAAAGCTAAACATCTCGATGGAGATTACACTGTTTTTGGTGAAGTTATAAGCGGCATGGATGTGGTAGATAAAATCAACGCTGTAAAGACAGATGAAGGCAATTGGCCTGTTGATAATGTTTACATCCGAAAGGTAGAAATTATAGAATAA